In Pedobacter sp. SL55, the following proteins share a genomic window:
- a CDS encoding LptF/LptG family permease produces MKKIHLLLIKAFIRPFAVTFFIVMFILLMFFLFKYVDDLIGKGFEWYVIAELMMYASASNVAMALPLAILLSSIMTFGNLGENYELVAIKSAGVSLRKAMQPLLVLIVGLAVASFFFSDYMLPKANLKYGSLLWDVRNKKLSFLIKPGVFNNSIPGYSMRVERKGEGAIDSLYGIMIYDHSSGNGIPQIIMAEKGKMSKTSDGNYMVLNLVNGVRYQEAGSNNGAYNPRQTLTRMRFKQTEVKFDFSSFKDMTRTQEQNFKNNAPMLNRKELLQRRDSLSKGLDSIGKALQTNAQYYFKQSTIVKGYSKINAPVKTIKGSVIDFIPKDQKVQALQGAFDQIDALKQTIKGQLPDYEFRSKEVLKAKIEYQRKYTLAVSCLLLFFIGAPLGAIIRKGGLGLPVVIAVIFFLFYHIISTVAEKSAKEGSLDPVVGMWMAVIILTPVGVFLTYKATVDSALFDLDYYKQLIVGLFKKVFNRKKVVEVEK; encoded by the coding sequence TTGAAAAAGATCCATTTACTGCTAATCAAAGCATTTATTAGGCCTTTTGCCGTCACATTTTTTATTGTGATGTTTATTTTGTTGATGTTCTTTTTGTTTAAGTACGTTGATGATTTAATAGGGAAAGGTTTCGAATGGTATGTCATTGCAGAATTGATGATGTACGCATCGGCTTCTAACGTGGCCATGGCTTTGCCTTTGGCTATTTTGTTATCGTCCATCATGACCTTTGGTAACCTTGGCGAAAACTATGAACTGGTTGCCATCAAATCTGCGGGCGTTTCTTTGCGTAAAGCCATGCAGCCTTTGTTGGTCCTCATTGTAGGCTTGGCCGTAGCCTCCTTTTTCTTCTCAGATTATATGCTGCCCAAAGCAAACCTTAAATATGGGTCGTTGCTGTGGGATGTCCGCAATAAAAAGTTATCCTTTTTAATTAAACCAGGCGTGTTTAACAACAGCATTCCGGGCTATTCTATGCGTGTAGAGCGTAAAGGCGAAGGTGCAATAGATTCGCTTTATGGGATCATGATTTACGACCATAGCAGCGGTAATGGTATTCCACAAATCATTATGGCAGAAAAGGGCAAAATGTCCAAAACTTCCGATGGTAATTATATGGTTTTAAACTTGGTTAATGGTGTTCGCTATCAAGAAGCGGGCTCAAATAATGGAGCTTATAACCCACGCCAAACGCTAACCAGAATGCGCTTTAAACAAACTGAAGTAAAGTTTGATTTCAGTAGTTTTAAAGACATGACCCGCACGCAGGAGCAAAATTTTAAGAACAATGCTCCCATGCTTAACCGTAAAGAACTTTTACAAAGAAGAGACTCGCTAAGCAAAGGTTTGGATAGCATTGGAAAAGCACTACAAACTAATGCACAATATTATTTTAAACAGAGCACTATTGTAAAAGGCTATAGTAAAATTAATGCTCCAGTAAAAACTATCAAGGGCAGCGTAATTGATTTTATCCCAAAAGACCAAAAAGTACAGGCTTTGCAAGGTGCTTTTGATCAAATTGATGCTTTGAAACAGACGATTAAAGGCCAGCTGCCAGATTACGAATTTAGGAGTAAAGAAGTATTAAAGGCAAAAATCGAATACCAGCGTAAGTATACGTTGGCAGTTTCTTGTTTGTTGCTCTTTTTTATTGGCGCACCCTTAGGAGCCATTATTAGAAAGGGAGGCTTGGGCTTGCCAGTTGTAATTGCCGTTATTTTCTTCCTTTTCTATCATATTATTTCTACAGTAGCAGAAAAATCAGCTAAAGAAGGTTCGCTAGATCCGGTTGTTGGCATGTGGATGGCGGTAATTATCCTTACCCCAGTGGGTGTGTTTTTAACCTATAAAGCTACCGTTGATTCTGCATTATTTGACCTCGATTATTACAAGCAATTGATTGTAGGCTTGTTTAAAAAGGTTTTCAACCGCAAGAAAGTGGTTGAAGTTGAAAAATAA
- a CDS encoding alkaline phosphatase, which translates to MIRREFLKTGALSALGVSLLSATKPLEQLLVSNKNLVGEAKNIIFLVSDGMSSSTLTMANLVSQRMNGKESKWISLYRDRSITRSLMDTASANSMVTDSAASSSAWGGGKRVNNGSLNVNADGSFNTPILQKFKHAGKKVGCVTTVPITHATPAGFCIANKSRNKQEEIALQYLPLKFDVMMGGGDKYFNPAKRADKKNVYTQFTEAGYHLVKNKSELAAFKGNKPLLGIFAADALPYTVDYTHDKELQNQVPTLAEMTENAIALMKEHPEGFVLQVEGGKVDWAAHSNDSPGLLFDQLEFDLAVEKAMNFAEKDKNTLVIITTDHGNGNPAIFGEDDVDQKFDLLQKFRHSNDWVLNRIQNSMPPSQLIELINDAQGYTISNMQAKNLLSHYEKLDGGGLYNVRKLPFELFGKIQAEYTAIHWASMEHSSDYVELAAYGPGSELINPVLRNTELHQIMLKAAGISA; encoded by the coding sequence ATGATTAGGAGAGAATTTTTAAAAACGGGTGCATTATCTGCTCTCGGTGTTTCATTGTTAAGCGCTACCAAGCCATTAGAACAATTACTCGTTTCAAACAAAAACCTTGTTGGAGAAGCCAAAAACATTATATTTTTAGTTAGCGATGGTATGAGTAGCAGCACACTTACCATGGCCAATCTAGTTTCGCAGCGCATGAACGGCAAGGAAAGCAAGTGGATTTCGCTTTATCGCGACCGCAGCATAACCCGATCTCTTATGGATACCGCTTCTGCCAACAGCATGGTTACCGACTCTGCTGCTTCGAGCTCTGCTTGGGGCGGAGGCAAAAGGGTAAATAACGGTTCGCTTAATGTAAATGCAGATGGATCTTTTAACACACCTATTTTACAAAAATTTAAGCATGCTGGTAAAAAAGTAGGATGCGTTACCACCGTTCCAATTACCCACGCTACGCCAGCTGGTTTTTGCATTGCCAATAAATCTAGAAACAAGCAAGAAGAAATTGCACTGCAGTACCTACCCTTAAAGTTTGATGTAATGATGGGTGGTGGAGACAAATATTTTAATCCAGCTAAAAGGGCTGATAAGAAAAATGTTTACACGCAGTTTACCGAGGCTGGATATCATTTGGTAAAAAACAAATCAGAATTAGCTGCTTTTAAGGGAAATAAGCCTTTATTAGGTATTTTTGCAGCAGACGCACTGCCTTATACCGTAGATTATACACACGATAAGGAGCTTCAAAACCAAGTGCCCACGCTAGCCGAGATGACAGAAAATGCTATAGCGCTAATGAAAGAACACCCAGAAGGTTTTGTACTGCAAGTTGAAGGGGGAAAAGTGGACTGGGCGGCACACTCCAACGACTCTCCAGGTCTGCTATTTGACCAGCTTGAGTTTGATTTGGCCGTAGAAAAAGCGATGAATTTTGCCGAAAAAGACAAAAATACGCTTGTAATTATTACTACAGACCACGGCAATGGCAACCCAGCTATCTTTGGAGAAGATGATGTAGATCAAAAATTTGATTTGCTACAAAAATTTAGACATAGTAACGATTGGGTACTTAACCGTATACAAAACAGCATGCCGCCAAGCCAATTGATTGAACTTATCAATGATGCGCAAGGATATACCATTTCAAATATGCAAGCAAAAAATCTATTGTCGCATTACGAAAAACTAGATGGCGGAGGATTATATAATGTAAGAAAGTTACCTTTTGAGCTATTTGGAAAAATACAGGCCGAGTATACCGCTATACACTGGGCATCTATGGAGCACTCTTCAGACTATGTGGAGCTAGCCGCTTACGGCCCAGGAAGCGAGCTGATAAACCCGGTGTTACGAAATACAGAACTGCATCAAATTATGTTAAAGGCTGCTGGCATATCTGCTTAG
- a CDS encoding START-like domain-containing protein — MSEKKKFTLEYAIRSSPRILYSFLNEPNGLSQWFADDVTFRDQTYTFTWDGEVQKAKLISAKENKLVKFRWVDDEPYCYFEMEIVQDELTNDVALAITDFATDETLQERKQIWDNQITYLLSVLGA, encoded by the coding sequence ATGTCAGAAAAGAAGAAATTTACATTAGAATATGCCATAAGGTCGTCGCCACGTATATTATACAGTTTTTTGAACGAGCCTAACGGCTTGTCGCAATGGTTTGCAGACGATGTAACCTTTAGAGATCAAACCTATACTTTTACGTGGGATGGTGAAGTACAAAAAGCAAAACTAATTAGCGCCAAAGAAAATAAGCTAGTTAAATTTAGATGGGTTGATGACGAGCCTTATTGCTACTTTGAAATGGAGATTGTACAAGACGAACTTACCAACGATGTAGCACTGGCCATTACCGACTTTGCTACCGACGAAACTTTACAAGAAAGAAAGCAGATTTGGGACAACCAAATTACTTACCTATTAAGCGTTTTAGGTGCATAA
- a CDS encoding TetR family transcriptional regulator C-terminal domain-containing protein translates to MATQAQIKKGYIDYVLTNNEQPKSVYSFVKKLKITEAEFYTFYASFDSIEKNIWFELTVETIDEIKKQELWEQYSSREKMLSFFYSYIELLKSQRSFVIYSLKKQPKKIGTPAVLSGVKPIFENFAEEIISDGLANGELADRKFFAKRYKDALWVQYAFILNFWIDDDSTGFEKTDEAIERGLQVTFDLFQRSPIDNLFEYGKFLSQNGKLKEKMGF, encoded by the coding sequence ATGGCAACGCAGGCACAAATCAAAAAAGGTTATATCGATTATGTTCTAACAAATAACGAGCAACCTAAATCAGTTTATAGTTTTGTTAAGAAATTAAAAATTACCGAGGCCGAATTTTATACTTTTTATGCTTCTTTTGATAGCATAGAAAAAAACATTTGGTTTGAGCTAACCGTAGAAACTATTGACGAAATTAAAAAACAGGAACTTTGGGAGCAATATTCTTCTCGCGAAAAGATGTTGTCTTTCTTTTACAGCTATATAGAGCTGCTAAAAAGCCAAAGAAGTTTTGTCATCTACAGCTTAAAAAAGCAGCCGAAAAAAATAGGTACGCCGGCAGTTTTATCTGGTGTTAAACCCATATTCGAAAATTTTGCCGAAGAAATTATTAGTGATGGCTTAGCCAATGGCGAATTGGCCGACCGTAAGTTTTTTGCCAAACGTTATAAAGATGCGCTTTGGGTGCAGTATGCCTTTATCCTTAACTTTTGGATAGATGATGATAGCACTGGCTTTGAAAAAACCGATGAAGCTATTGAGCGTGGCCTACAGGTTACTTTCGATCTGTTTCAGCGTTCGCCAATAGACAACCTTTTTGAATATGGAAAATTCCTTTCGCAAAACGGAAAATTAAAAGAGAAAATGGGTTTTTAA
- a CDS encoding alkaline phosphatase family protein, translating to MLEKVTAATKVYHEKGFSELTDFEKSIHAKAFVTNTADPDYHQVESISYNDDGTDREMTVPKGDVLYQFRKDVAQGQLPTVSWLVAPCRFSDHPGSPWHGAWYISEVLDILTKNEEVWKKTIFILTYDESDGYFDHQSPFVPPHTNRPHTGKVSEGIHTTTEFSGLDPKKPQQEGSDSPIGLGFRVPMIVASPWSKGGYVNSQVFDHTSCLQFLEHFIAAKTGKVIKETNISDWRRHACGDLTSIFRTADSKPVNLESLERNKFIERIYAARYKPLPGNFNAVTQQQINEAKKNGRVEKLCPAQEPGVKPSNALPYEHEVNLFELKNGILEMQFAAGKTLFGGKSAAGVFQVYAPGSFMVKNNGPAVEMNQWNFCVIPGDKLSYQWPIASFIGNYYQLDCYGANGFFRCFKGTKKASGLVVKVDAERLNYKKVSGNMAVNLLADRNMKVLVTDNAYGAARQVISLKKGSNQQLILPSQQSGGWYDFTIEIEGDETFSQQYAGRVETGRESTSDPLMGRLLAKK from the coding sequence TTGCTTGAAAAAGTAACGGCAGCCACTAAAGTATATCATGAAAAAGGCTTTAGCGAGTTAACTGATTTTGAAAAAAGTATCCATGCCAAAGCTTTTGTTACCAATACTGCCGATCCAGATTATCATCAAGTAGAAAGTATATCGTATAACGATGACGGCACCGATAGAGAAATGACCGTGCCTAAGGGCGATGTACTGTATCAGTTTAGAAAAGATGTAGCACAAGGGCAACTGCCTACGGTTTCTTGGTTGGTAGCTCCCTGTCGCTTTTCAGATCATCCAGGGTCTCCGTGGCATGGCGCTTGGTATATTTCTGAAGTATTAGATATTTTGACAAAGAACGAAGAGGTATGGAAAAAAACGATCTTTATACTTACCTACGACGAAAGCGATGGCTATTTTGACCATCAATCGCCGTTTGTACCACCACATACCAATAGGCCACATACCGGAAAAGTATCTGAAGGGATACACACCACTACAGAATTTTCGGGCTTAGATCCTAAAAAACCTCAACAAGAAGGTAGCGACAGTCCTATTGGGCTTGGTTTTAGGGTGCCAATGATTGTAGCTTCGCCTTGGTCTAAAGGTGGCTATGTCAATTCACAGGTATTTGATCATACATCTTGCCTGCAGTTTTTGGAACATTTTATTGCTGCCAAAACCGGTAAGGTTATCAAAGAGACCAACATTAGCGATTGGCGTAGACATGCTTGCGGAGATCTTACCTCTATATTTAGAACGGCAGATAGTAAGCCCGTAAACCTAGAAAGCCTTGAGCGTAATAAGTTTATTGAACGTATTTATGCCGCCCGCTATAAGCCGTTGCCAGGTAATTTTAACGCAGTTACACAACAGCAGATAAATGAGGCCAAGAAAAATGGACGTGTAGAAAAGCTATGTCCAGCGCAAGAGCCGGGTGTAAAGCCATCAAACGCATTACCATACGAGCATGAGGTAAATTTATTTGAGCTTAAAAACGGAATACTGGAAATGCAATTTGCGGCGGGTAAAACCTTGTTTGGCGGTAAAAGTGCAGCAGGTGTATTTCAGGTTTACGCACCAGGCAGTTTCATGGTTAAAAATAATGGCCCCGCTGTTGAAATGAACCAATGGAATTTTTGTGTTATCCCAGGTGATAAGCTTAGCTATCAATGGCCAATTGCAAGTTTTATAGGTAACTACTACCAGTTAGATTGTTATGGTGCAAATGGGTTTTTTAGATGCTTTAAAGGGACAAAAAAGGCTTCGGGCCTCGTTGTAAAAGTTGATGCCGAACGCTTAAACTATAAAAAGGTTTCGGGTAATATGGCGGTAAATCTGTTGGCAGATAGGAACATGAAGGTGCTGGTTACCGATAATGCTTACGGTGCAGCTAGGCAGGTAATATCTTTAAAAAAAGGAAGCAATCAGCAGTTAATTTTACCTAGCCAGCAGAGTGGAGGATGGTATGATTTTACAATTGAGATTGAAGGAGACGAAACCTTCTCTCAGCAATATGCGGGCCGTGTGGAGACTGGAAGGGAGTCAACTTCAGATCCGTTAATGGGCAGACTGTTGGCAAAAAAATAG
- a CDS encoding SusD/RagB family nutrient-binding outer membrane lipoprotein, protein MKKLINIGLLAACLLAVSCKKDLEALNIDPNRPQETHPQLLLTKVEWTAFQEFGGTGPLYANKMLVQSDGENLEQYYKWNRSNFDGFNNLRVVTKMAEEAAKLNLPAYTALAKFFRAHYFYHMTLTFGDIPYSQALKGESDKLFTPAYDAQKDVFKGILVELSEANDILKAQNTIIQGDIIFNGSVQSWRKAVNALRLKVLMSLSKRTTETDLDIVAKFANIYANELLFAKDESAKLVFLNQQGNRYPEFNSSSFGSGMYMDMTFVERLKEREDPRLFLFCTQTRLGKEAGKPISDFTSYEGGDPAAPYAETNDKAVLGRVSKVHERYHSDPVNEPKVLIGYAEQQMILAEGAVRGWITADAKALYESSVKANFKFYESNVASLSTYVNEAAAVTYLGKPLNNFDNAISTAQKIELITTQRYFQTYFQNGWTSLFNHLRTGYPTYRRQTGVEVPYRWIYPQSEYNNNAANVTKAITSQFGANNDLINQATWWIK, encoded by the coding sequence ATGAAAAAGTTAATCAATATAGGTTTGCTGGCTGCTTGTCTTCTAGCCGTTTCATGCAAAAAAGACCTAGAAGCGTTAAATATCGATCCAAATAGGCCTCAAGAAACTCATCCCCAATTGTTACTTACCAAAGTAGAATGGACAGCTTTTCAGGAGTTTGGTGGTACAGGTCCTTTGTATGCCAACAAAATGCTGGTGCAGAGCGATGGCGAGAACCTAGAACAATACTATAAATGGAACCGCTCTAATTTTGATGGGTTTAATAACTTACGTGTGGTTACCAAGATGGCCGAGGAAGCCGCAAAGCTTAATTTACCTGCCTATACTGCGCTGGCAAAGTTTTTTAGGGCCCATTATTTTTATCACATGACCCTTACCTTTGGTGATATTCCTTATAGCCAAGCTTTAAAGGGCGAGAGTGATAAATTGTTTACACCAGCTTACGATGCCCAAAAGGATGTTTTTAAAGGTATTCTTGTCGAATTAAGCGAAGCAAACGACATCCTTAAAGCTCAAAATACAATTATCCAAGGGGATATTATTTTTAACGGATCGGTACAGAGCTGGCGCAAGGCGGTAAATGCATTGCGTTTAAAAGTACTGATGAGCTTATCTAAAAGAACCACTGAGACCGACCTTGATATTGTGGCAAAGTTTGCAAACATCTATGCTAATGAATTGCTTTTTGCAAAAGATGAAAGCGCCAAATTAGTTTTCTTAAACCAACAGGGCAACAGGTACCCAGAATTTAACTCAAGTAGTTTTGGGTCTGGAATGTACATGGACATGACTTTTGTAGAACGATTGAAGGAAAGGGAAGATCCACGTCTATTTTTATTCTGTACGCAAACAAGGTTAGGAAAGGAAGCGGGCAAGCCGATTTCAGACTTTACTTCTTATGAGGGAGGAGACCCGGCGGCACCTTACGCAGAAACCAATGATAAGGCGGTACTAGGAAGGGTATCAAAGGTGCACGAACGTTATCATTCTGATCCTGTGAACGAACCAAAGGTTTTAATAGGTTATGCAGAGCAACAAATGATTTTAGCAGAGGGTGCGGTGCGAGGTTGGATTACCGCTGATGCAAAAGCGTTATACGAAAGTAGTGTAAAAGCTAACTTTAAGTTTTACGAGAGCAATGTGGCCAGTTTATCTACTTACGTGAACGAGGCGGCTGCCGTGACCTACCTCGGCAAGCCTCTTAATAACTTTGATAATGCAATAAGTACGGCACAAAAAATAGAGTTAATTACTACCCAGCGGTATTTCCAAACCTATTTTCAAAACGGTTGGACTTCACTATTTAATCACTTGCGTACAGGTTACCCTACTTACCGTAGGCAAACTGGAGTAGAAGTACCTTATCGATGGATTTACCCGCAATCAGAGTACAACAATAATGCAGCAAATGTAACTAAGGCTATTACCAGCCAGTTTGGCGCAAATAACGATCTTATTAACCAAGCAACTTGGTGGATCAAATAA
- a CDS encoding SusC/RagA family TonB-linked outer membrane protein, whose product MKFRKALGSAMLLFIPLMGNVAEAAAVNRHLPLSKAVQEMSISGTIKDAGGQPLPGVSITVKGTKRGISSNGDGKFNLKVQSSDILVFSLVGFKTQEVSVGTKTVFEIVLQMEASNLNEVVVTAIGIKQQKRKLGYATQEVNTEVLDKSKTMNLGNALSGQVAGLSVNNPTGIFQSPQITLRGKTPLLVIDGIPVESNLYDVSSTDIENINILKGVTASALYGSRGKNGAIIITTKRAKADGLEINAGTNNMVTAGFTVFPETQTEYGNGSQGKYEFWDGADGGISDGDMIWGPKFGTGVKVRQWNSPIRDKQTGAVIPWWGDVSGTIYNDKARYERVPTDWVRHDNLGEFLSTGIVTDNHLSMAYKGEKAQLYFSGKYAHQKGQVPNTSLTTGGLNFSGNYNLTKNLVAEASLSYNKVYSPNFPRYGYGPKNHMYTILIWMGDDVNGKDLKEHMYVPGAEGYRQANYNYAWYNNPYFAAYELNQVHNKNTVDGLMRLAWTVTPGLTLQARGNLRNTSLFEDMQSPKSYMNYGDSRNGDYKNWNSNQTNFDADFLSTYTKELNNNLAFTINAGASKFARSYRQQYQSTDGIIVPFVYSLNNTQGPVAASNNLEQKEIQSIYGSANLDLFRAVYLNFTARNDWPSTLPSSSNSYFYPSASVSTILSEYIKMPKALDFVKLNASWAQVSNDLSPYSIQSVYTKDVTYGSTPSVGYNGNLVNPLIEPEKSTSYELGLSSGLFKNKISLDFTYYNIIDENQIIDLNVSQASGFATRKVNGNKYETNGYEIVLGAKPISNRNFAWDFNVNWSSSIRKLKEIYNNNLKFGNLMVGDRADSYFSTVWEKSADGQLILDANSGLPIRDPFQRKVGNLDPSWRFGFQNKFKIKDFVVNIDIDGAVGGIMNSTTIEKMWWGGKHPLSTEYRDAEYAAGKPVYVPTGVVVTGGTLVRDVNGVTISDTRTYAANTKAVSWQTWAQQYPYRARVTEAESEKFANTFDRSFVKLRRVSIGYDITKVIKMNKIKALDVSLYGYNLAMWKKMPYLDPDFGTDSDLQDPSARYIGCSINLKF is encoded by the coding sequence ATGAAGTTTAGAAAAGCACTCGGCAGCGCCATGTTGCTGTTTATCCCATTAATGGGAAACGTAGCTGAAGCAGCGGCTGTAAACCGACACCTGCCGCTCTCAAAAGCAGTTCAGGAAATGTCAATTTCAGGTACAATTAAAGATGCCGGCGGACAGCCCCTGCCTGGCGTTAGCATTACAGTAAAGGGAACCAAAAGAGGGATATCTTCTAACGGAGATGGAAAGTTTAACCTCAAGGTACAATCATCAGATATATTGGTGTTTTCTTTGGTTGGTTTCAAGACTCAGGAAGTATCGGTAGGTACAAAGACCGTTTTTGAAATCGTACTTCAAATGGAAGCATCTAACCTAAATGAGGTAGTAGTTACCGCCATCGGTATTAAACAACAAAAAAGAAAATTAGGATATGCTACACAAGAGGTAAACACAGAGGTGTTGGATAAGTCCAAAACCATGAACCTTGGTAACGCCCTCAGCGGTCAGGTTGCGGGTTTAAGTGTAAACAATCCCACTGGGATATTCCAAAGCCCACAAATTACCCTTAGGGGAAAAACACCATTATTGGTAATAGATGGTATTCCTGTAGAAAGTAACCTTTATGATGTTTCTTCTACGGATATCGAGAATATCAACATCTTGAAAGGCGTAACCGCTTCGGCGCTTTATGGCTCTAGGGGAAAAAATGGTGCCATTATCATTACCACGAAAAGAGCAAAGGCCGATGGTCTGGAAATCAACGCAGGTACAAATAACATGGTTACTGCAGGCTTCACGGTTTTCCCAGAAACGCAAACCGAGTACGGTAACGGATCGCAAGGCAAATACGAGTTTTGGGATGGTGCCGATGGTGGTATCTCGGACGGTGATATGATTTGGGGACCTAAGTTTGGTACTGGTGTTAAAGTGAGGCAATGGAACAGCCCTATAAGAGATAAACAGACTGGGGCTGTTATTCCTTGGTGGGGAGATGTAAGTGGAACCATTTACAATGATAAGGCAAGGTACGAAAGGGTACCTACCGATTGGGTACGTCACGATAACTTGGGCGAATTTTTAAGCACAGGGATTGTTACTGATAACCACTTATCTATGGCCTATAAGGGCGAGAAAGCCCAACTTTATTTTTCGGGCAAATATGCGCACCAAAAAGGACAGGTGCCTAACACCTCGCTAACCACTGGCGGATTAAATTTTAGTGGGAATTATAACCTGACCAAAAACTTAGTGGCCGAGGCTAGTTTATCTTACAACAAAGTTTATTCTCCAAATTTCCCAAGATATGGTTATGGGCCTAAAAACCACATGTACACCATTTTAATTTGGATGGGAGACGATGTGAACGGCAAAGATTTGAAAGAGCACATGTATGTGCCAGGAGCCGAAGGTTACAGGCAGGCCAACTATAACTATGCTTGGTATAACAATCCGTATTTTGCAGCCTACGAGCTTAACCAAGTACATAACAAAAATACCGTAGATGGTTTAATGCGTTTAGCTTGGACAGTTACGCCGGGACTAACGTTGCAAGCAAGGGGAAACCTAAGAAATACCAGTCTTTTTGAAGATATGCAAAGCCCTAAGTCGTACATGAACTATGGCGATTCGAGAAACGGAGATTATAAGAACTGGAACTCGAACCAAACTAACTTTGATGCAGATTTTCTTTCTACCTACACCAAAGAGTTAAATAACAATTTGGCCTTTACCATTAATGCGGGTGCATCTAAGTTTGCCAGAAGTTACAGGCAACAGTACCAAAGTACAGATGGTATCATTGTGCCATTTGTGTACAGCCTAAACAATACACAGGGGCCCGTAGCGGCAAGTAACAATTTAGAACAAAAAGAAATTCAGAGTATTTACGGTTCTGCAAACTTAGATTTATTTCGTGCGGTGTACCTAAACTTTACTGCCCGAAACGACTGGCCGTCTACTTTACCATCGAGTTCTAACTCTTATTTCTACCCGTCGGCATCCGTTAGTACCATCTTGTCTGAGTATATCAAGATGCCAAAGGCTTTGGATTTTGTTAAATTGAATGCGTCGTGGGCTCAAGTTTCTAATGATTTGTCGCCATACAGTATCCAATCTGTTTACACCAAAGATGTAACTTACGGCAGCACGCCTTCGGTTGGGTATAATGGTAATTTAGTAAATCCGCTAATTGAGCCAGAAAAATCTACTTCTTACGAGCTGGGGCTTTCATCGGGCTTGTTTAAAAATAAGATAAGTTTAGATTTTACCTACTATAACATCATTGATGAGAACCAAATCATAGACCTCAATGTTTCGCAGGCCTCTGGGTTTGCTACAAGAAAGGTTAACGGCAACAAATATGAAACCAACGGATACGAAATTGTATTGGGTGCAAAGCCTATCTCCAACCGTAATTTTGCTTGGGATTTTAATGTAAACTGGTCATCGTCTATCCGTAAACTCAAAGAGATTTACAACAACAATCTCAAATTTGGGAACTTAATGGTAGGAGACAGGGCCGATAGTTATTTTAGTACGGTTTGGGAAAAAAGTGCTGATGGTCAATTGATCTTGGATGCCAATAGTGGGCTTCCGATCAGAGATCCTTTCCAAAGAAAAGTAGGAAACCTAGATCCAAGTTGGAGATTTGGTTTCCAAAACAAATTTAAGATCAAAGATTTTGTGGTAAACATTGATATCGACGGTGCTGTGGGCGGTATAATGAACTCTACCACAATCGAAAAAATGTGGTGGGGAGGTAAACATCCGCTATCTACAGAATATCGTGATGCCGAATACGCTGCTGGTAAACCGGTATATGTGCCAACAGGTGTGGTAGTTACCGGCGGTACTTTGGTTCGCGACGTTAATGGCGTTACTATTTCTGATACCCGTACCTATGCTGCCAATACCAAAGCTGTAAGCTGGCAAACTTGGGCTCAACAGTATCCTTACAGAGCTAGGGTTACCGAAGCCGAAAGCGAAAAGTTTGCCAACACTTTTGATCGTTCTTTTGTAAAACTGCGCAGGGTATCTATTGGGTATGACATTACCAAAGTGATAAAAATGAATAAGATAAAAGCTCTAGATGTAAGTCTTTACGGATACAACTTGGCGATGTGGAAGAAAATGCCTTACCTAGATCCAGATTTTGGTACGGATAGCGATCTACAAGATCCATCGGCTAGATATATCGGCTGTTCAATTAATCTCAAGTTCTAA